GCTACCAGCGCCACATCAAATACTAATATAGGAATCAACATATTTATTAATATTTTTTAATGCTTCTTTACCAAGTTTAACATCCTTTTCAGGAAGTGTGATGAGTACTGGATCAGTCTATCTTCAGACAAAAGCTATGCTAAAATTTCTAGTACAATCGTACTGGTAATTTATGAGCGCGCAAATAATTTTTAATTTCCTCCACAGTTAATTCCCCGTAATGCAATAGTGAAGCTAGCAAGGCGGCTTCGGCTTTACCTTCTGTTAGTGCTTCATAGATATGTTGACAATTACCTGCACCACCAGAAGCAATGACTGGAATTTGTACAGTTTCGGCGATCACTTTTGTTAATTCGAGGTCATAGCCTGCCTTGGTACCGTCGGCATCCATACTAGTCACTAATAGTTCTCCTGCACCTCGTTTTTCTACTTCTTGCGCCCACTTGAGGGCATCGATGCCTGTATTTTCCCGTCCACCTCGCACATACACATCCCAACCTGGATTGTGAGGATCTTTCCTGCGTCTAGCATCAATGGCAACAACTATGCATTGATTACCAAAGCGATCACTAGCCCGATTAATAAAATCTGGATCGCGTACCGCCGCAGAATTAATACTAACCTTATCCGCTCCAGCTCGTAACAGATTTTTAACATTTTCTAAGGATTGAATACCACCACCAACAGTCAAAGGAATAAAAACTTGTTCAGCAGTACGGTAAACGACGTCAATAATAGTATTACGGTCTTCATGAGTAGCCGTAATATCCAGAAACACTACTTCATCTGCTCCAGCTTCGTTGTAAACCTTTGCTAGTTCTACAGGATTGCCTGCATCTTGCAGGTTAACAAAGTTAACTCCTTTTACAACTCGTCCCGCATTCACATCCAAGCACGGTAAGATTCTCTTAGCTAGCATGACAATCTTTGTACTCCTAAGTAGTTCCCCGGAATTTAAATTTTAAATTGGCAAGCGTATTGATCCAAAAAAAATTTTCCTCCGTATTTATACGCATCGGTGCCACTATCACTTGCCCTCAATTAGTGTAAAGGTAAAAGTTAATAGCTGAAATATGGCGATTATCTCCTCGAAAAAACAGCCTCACGAATCAGGCGATAAGCAACCAAAACAACGCCGGGAGTCGGTAAAAACGTCTCTAGAAGAGAATATTTTGCAACCCGAAGCTGCAATTGATGAACAAGGTAAACAGGAAGAAAGTATTCGACCGCAACGGTTTGCCGATTATATTGGTCAAAAAGATTTAAAAGATGTACTGGAAATAGCTATTAAAGCAGCTAAGTCTAGAGGAGAAGTGCTAGATCACTTGCTATTGTACGGGCCTCCTGGTTTGGGTAAGACCACAATGGCAATGATTTTAGCAGCTGAGATGGGGGTAAACTATAAAATTACTAGCGCCCCAGCTCTAGAACGCCCTAGAGATATTGTTGGGCTACTAGTGAACCTAAAGCCAGGGGATGTTCTATTTATCGATGAAATTCATCGTCTATCACGGATGACTGAGGAAATTTTATACCCTGCGATGGAGGATTACAGACTAGATATTACGATTGGCAAAGGTTCAGGCGCTCGGACTCGTAGTATACCATTAGCAAAATTTACTTTAGTGGGGGCAACAACCCGTGTAGGCGCGCTGACTTCCCCGCTACGCGATCGCTTTGGCTTAGTGCAAAAATTGAGATTTTATGAGGTAGAAGAACTAAGCTTGATTGTGCAGCGCAGTGCAGAGTTACTTAATACCGTTGTTACTAAAGATGGTGCTAAAGAAATTGCTAGGCGATCGCGAGGCACACCACGGATAGCGAATAGACTACTCAAGCGAGTCCGTGATTATGCGGAAGTAAAATCTTTTTCTCAAGTTTGCGAAAACGTTGCAGCTGAAGCATTAAAATTATTTCAAGTAGATCCTTGCGGCTTAGATTGGACAGATCGCCGGATGTTGACTGTAATTATTGAACAATTCAACGGTGGGCCAGTAGGATTAGAAACAATCGCCGCCGCAACAGGTGAAGATACGCAAACCATAGAAGAAGTTTATGAACCTTATTTGATGCAAATTGGCTATTTAAGTCGGACACCCCGTGGTAGAGTAGCGACAACAGCAGCTTATAAGCATATGGGCTTTAAGCCACCGAATGAACAGTTATCGTTGTTATAAAGGAATGAGAAGCAGGGACACGGAAGACACGGAAGACATGGAGGACAAGGAAGAATATTTCTAATAGATTTCCCCCTATCTCCCCCTCTCCCCCCTCTCCCCTGTTTCCCCTGTCTCCCCTCCCCCCTGTCTCCTCCCAATCCCCAATCCCCAATAATGAGATTATTTGTAATTCTGTTGAGTCTGCTACTGTTGTTTGGCTGGAGTCAAGCAGTCATCGCCCAACCCCAAACATCAAACTTCACGCCAGAAGAAATACAAAAATGGGATAATTTGGCAAAATCAGCTTTTGCCGCGACAAGCAAAGGAAATTTTGCTAAGGCTGAACAGTACTGGACAGAAATTATTGAAAGGTTTCCAGATAATGCAGCGATTTGGAGTAATCGGGGAAACTCTAGGGTGAGTCAGAACAAATTGCCACAGGCACTAGCAGATTTTAATAAAGCTATAGAACTTGCCCCTGATGTTACAGATCCTTATTTAAATCGTGGTACAGCGCTGGAGGGTTTGGGAAGATGGGAAGAAGCGATCGCAGACTATAATCATGTCTTAGAAGTCAATCCCAACGATGCGATGGCTTACAACAATCGTGGTACTGCCAAAGCAGGTTTGGGTGAATGGCAACAAGCCATAGCAGATTACCAAAAAGCAATGACGATCGCCCCAAATTTAGTCATTGCCCGTGGTAACTATGCCTTAGTTTTGTATGAAACTGGTCAAATAGACCAAGCCATCCGAGAAATGAAAAATATAGTCCGTAAATACCCAAATTTTGCTGATATACGTGCTGCACTCACAGCCGCACTTTGGGTAAACGGACAAAAAGGTGAAGCTGAAAGTAACTGGGTAGCAGCCTACGGACTGGATCCTCGCTACAAGGATATCAACTGGGTAAAAAATATCCGTCGCTGGCCCCCGAGTATGGTGGCTGCTTTGGATAAGTTTTTGAAACTCCAGTGATGGGGAGAGTGTAAGGGGTGTGTAGACGCGCTTTGCGCGGCTTAAGGTAAGGGTCGAGTAAGTAGTCAATAACCACTAACTACTAACTACTAACCACTAACCACCTACTTTCCCATTTGGACGCTGAATAATTGTTTCCATGACCCGGCGTTTATTTTTGGGGTCAACTCCTACCAAGCGCACATACTCGCCACTGTATTCCGCGAGGCAAGATTCTAAAGTAGAGATAGCATCAGACTCACCATTGATTTGACCAACAGCGCAACTCTGCCAAGAACCTGTGCGGAAACGACGTTCATCTACGTGTTCAATGCCTATTTTGTAACCCTGTGCTAGGAGTTCGCGTATTTGTCCTTGAGTTTCTAGGGTGAGATGAGTGTTTGACGGCTGTGATTTTTGATAGCCGTTACCACCATTACTAACAGGTTGATTAGGTTGTATTGGTGTAGCAGTAGGCTGGGATATATTACGCGAATACAGACCACGATTGTACTCGGTGACTAGCTGAGAAGTCAGAACACGCTGTTGTTCTCTTACCATAAAATTACCCATCTCAATCAAATGAGATAGGTTAAAATTTGGTTTTCTAAATTGCGGTGGGCCTTCTAAACTGTTAACAATCCGCATAGAGACACGTTCAACTCCAACATCATAAATAAAGTCGCGGATTTGTTCGTCATAAATGCGCGATCGCAAAGCACTAAAAAAGTCGATAGACTGATTCAAGAAAGTATCAACAAGTTGTTCTATTTCCCGTTGCGAAAGTCCGTCTTCACTAAAAATTCCGCCAACGATTCCTATTTTGTCATCCCGGTCTGGTTCCCAATAAAATTTTTCCATCCGACCATCGCGAATTAATGGCGCGTACAAAGTAGAAAAATCATTTCCTGTGACAATAATTGGTACACGATGTAATGGTGTAGCGTCATAGCTACCAGGCAACTGTACATCAGTAGGATTATCAGCAATATTCATCAGTGTGGCATTCACCAACTGAGTGTTCACTGTGTACTGTGTACCTTCATCAAAACGTCCTGCACCCGCATCTAAGTCATTAATCATGAGTACGCACATTTTACCGCGCACTTTAATTAATTCTGCGGTTTCCCGATAGCGCAGACGAATTAGACGTGCTGGATCTCCTGCATCTGGACTTTCTAACTCTCCACCAGAAATGAGAGTCACTTCCACACCCATTTGTTCAAAAACTAACTCACATTGAAAGGATTTACCTTCACCTTTGCGTCCATGAATACCTAAAATCAAAGGTACTCTTAAACCAGGGAGATCAAGAAAGTTTTTGGTGATATGAACAGCAACTTTGTCTAGAAAACGAGGAGAAATGTAGTAACTCATAAACCTTGGGGATAGATCGAATATCTTAAAATCATGTTAATTTTTTTAGTGACAAATAGTCACTCTTCTTTAGAGATAGATAAGTTTTTTCACCGTTAGTTGTAAAAATTCTTCATCTGTGAAAACTGATAGTATTTTTTATCGTCTTTTTCAAAGCTTTCCTAGCATTTTCTTTGAACTTATCCAACAACCACCTCAACTTGCCAATGCTTATCAATTCTCATCAGTTGAAGTTAAACAACTGTCATTTAGAATAGATGGCGTTTTTCTTCCCTATTCTGTTGAACTACCCATATATTTTAGTGAAGTTCAGTTTCAAGCTGATAAAAAATTCTATTCTCGCTTCTTTACTGAAGTTTTCAACTATCTTGATAAAACTGAATTAACAAATAATTGGCGCGGTGTAGTTATATTTCCTAGTAGCAGTGTAGATACAGGAGAAACACAACG
Above is a genomic segment from Fischerella sp. JS2 containing:
- the hisF gene encoding imidazole glycerol phosphate synthase subunit HisF — protein: MLAKRILPCLDVNAGRVVKGVNFVNLQDAGNPVELAKVYNEAGADEVVFLDITATHEDRNTIIDVVYRTAEQVFIPLTVGGGIQSLENVKNLLRAGADKVSINSAAVRDPDFINRASDRFGNQCIVVAIDARRRKDPHNPGWDVYVRGGRENTGIDALKWAQEVEKRGAGELLVTSMDADGTKAGYDLELTKVIAETVQIPVIASGGAGNCQHIYEALTEGKAEAALLASLLHYGELTVEEIKNYLRAHKLPVRLY
- a CDS encoding ribulose bisphosphate carboxylase small subunit, which translates into the protein MSYYISPRFLDKVAVHITKNFLDLPGLRVPLILGIHGRKGEGKSFQCELVFEQMGVEVTLISGGELESPDAGDPARLIRLRYRETAELIKVRGKMCVLMINDLDAGAGRFDEGTQYTVNTQLVNATLMNIADNPTDVQLPGSYDATPLHRVPIIVTGNDFSTLYAPLIRDGRMEKFYWEPDRDDKIGIVGGIFSEDGLSQREIEQLVDTFLNQSIDFFSALRSRIYDEQIRDFIYDVGVERVSMRIVNSLEGPPQFRKPNFNLSHLIEMGNFMVREQQRVLTSQLVTEYNRGLYSRNISQPTATPIQPNQPVSNGGNGYQKSQPSNTHLTLETQGQIRELLAQGYKIGIEHVDERRFRTGSWQSCAVGQINGESDAISTLESCLAEYSGEYVRLVGVDPKNKRRVMETIIQRPNGKVGG
- the ruvB gene encoding Holliday junction branch migration DNA helicase RuvB, with translation MAIISSKKQPHESGDKQPKQRRESVKTSLEENILQPEAAIDEQGKQEESIRPQRFADYIGQKDLKDVLEIAIKAAKSRGEVLDHLLLYGPPGLGKTTMAMILAAEMGVNYKITSAPALERPRDIVGLLVNLKPGDVLFIDEIHRLSRMTEEILYPAMEDYRLDITIGKGSGARTRSIPLAKFTLVGATTRVGALTSPLRDRFGLVQKLRFYEVEELSLIVQRSAELLNTVVTKDGAKEIARRSRGTPRIANRLLKRVRDYAEVKSFSQVCENVAAEALKLFQVDPCGLDWTDRRMLTVIIEQFNGGPVGLETIAAATGEDTQTIEEVYEPYLMQIGYLSRTPRGRVATTAAYKHMGFKPPNEQLSLL
- a CDS encoding tetratricopeptide repeat protein, with the translated sequence MRLFVILLSLLLLFGWSQAVIAQPQTSNFTPEEIQKWDNLAKSAFAATSKGNFAKAEQYWTEIIERFPDNAAIWSNRGNSRVSQNKLPQALADFNKAIELAPDVTDPYLNRGTALEGLGRWEEAIADYNHVLEVNPNDAMAYNNRGTAKAGLGEWQQAIADYQKAMTIAPNLVIARGNYALVLYETGQIDQAIREMKNIVRKYPNFADIRAALTAALWVNGQKGEAESNWVAAYGLDPRYKDINWVKNIRRWPPSMVAALDKFLKLQ